A window from Setaria italica strain Yugu1 chromosome VIII, Setaria_italica_v2.0, whole genome shotgun sequence encodes these proteins:
- the LOC101781694 gene encoding purple acid phosphatase 4 encodes MARVVVAIVLAVVAAAGASLVAPAGAELTRVEHPPKTEGSLNILAVGDWGRRGQYNQTLVAEQMGLVGEKLDIDFVISTGDNIYDDGIANTSDPLFKECFTNIYTAESLQTPWYIVLGNHDYTGNALAQQDPAIREVDSRYLSIAKSFIVNSEIADFFLVDTSPFYLKYWNSSKYDWRNVSPRDTYIETLLKDLDDALTLSEAPWKIVVGHHPISSGCEHGNTTELQQLLRPILEARGVDMYVNGHDHCLQHISSRSSPVQFMTSGGGSKAWAGKFKTTSDKIEFIYDGQGFLSMQLSKTEAHLVFYDVAGNVLHTYDSTKTEEDE; translated from the exons ATGGCTCGAGTAGTTGTGGCGATCGTGCTCGCCGTCGTGGCTGCGGCGGGGGCGTCGCTGGTTGCGCCGGCGGGGGCCGAGCTGACGCGGGTGGAGCACCCGCCCAAGACCGAGGGGTCGCTCAACATCCTTGCCGTCGGCGACtgggggcggcgcgggcagTACAACCAGACCCTGGTTGCCGAGCAG ATGGGACTGGTGGGGGAGAAGCTGGACATCGACTTCGTCATCTCCACTGGCGACAACATCTACGACGACGGCATCGCCAACACCAGCGACCCGCTCTTCAAGGAATGCTTCACCAACATCTACACCGCCGAGAGCCTCCAGACGCCTTGGTACATTG TCCTTGGAAACCATGACTACACGGGCAACGCGCTGGCGCAGCAAGACCCTGCCATCCGCGAAGTGGACAGCCGGTACCTCTCCATTGCAAAGTCCTTCATCGTCAACTCAG aaatcgcGGACTTCTTCCTCGTCGACACGTCGCCGTTCTACCTCAAGTACTGGAACAGCAGCAAGTACGACTGGAGAAATGTTTCTCCTCGCGACACCTACATCGAAACCCTCCTCAAG GATCTGGACGATGCGCTGACGCTATCGGAGGCGCCCTGGAAGATTGTCGTCGGCCACCACCCCATCAGCAGCGGCTGCGAGCATGGGAACACCACAGAGCTCCAGCAGCTGCTCCGACCAATCCTCGAG GCACGCGGAGTTGACATGTACGTGAACGGCCATGACCACTGCCTGCAGCACatcagcagcaggagcag CCCTGTGCAATTTatgacgagcggcggcgggtccaAGGCGTGGGCAGGCAAGTTCAAGACCACCTCCGACAAAATCGAGTTCATCTACGACGGGCAAGGGTTCCTGTCGATGCAGCTGAGCAAGACGGAGGCGCACCTCGTCTTCTACGACGTCGCCGGCAACGTCCTGCACACCTATGACAGCACCAAGACGGAAGAAGATGAATGA